A section of the Triticum dicoccoides isolate Atlit2015 ecotype Zavitan chromosome 7A, WEW_v2.0, whole genome shotgun sequence genome encodes:
- the LOC119332875 gene encoding G-type lectin S-receptor-like serine/threonine-protein kinase LECRK4 has product MALYYLTRNRDSQRLLSSSVRSFSCKELYQATNGFKKLLGKGSFGEVYKGMIRSPQPHLIVVKKLIDSNEYSEQEFTNEVQSIGSLRGFLFNPERRPPWSWRAEAALAIARGLEYLHDGCIAPIIHCDIKPDNILLDDYGIPKITDFGISKLLGSQQVHTTVTHVRGTRGYIAPEWLRGDARVDTKADVYSFGVVLLEMICCRRCQEPVTPVMPEGQGMEIDETVTLFGWAAQLVVARRTELMLHGDADVNTAEDMERVERFTRVALWCIEPNPMLRPTIHQVVQILETNDGVKVQALPDPPDCYMESSPLITQLRME; this is encoded by the exons ATGGCATTGTATTACCTCACCAGGAACAGAGATAGCCAACGGTTGTTGAGCTCGAGCGTGAGATCGTTTAGTTGCAAGGAGCTTTACCAAGCCACCAATGGCTTCAAGAAACTGCTGGGCAAAGGGAGTTTTGGGGAGGTCTACAAAGGAATGATAAGATCGCCGCAGCCGCATCTCATTGTAGTGAAGAAGCTCATCGACTCGAATGAGTACAGTGAGCAGGAGTTCACCAATGAGGTGCAGTCGATCG GGTCTCTCCGTGGCTTCCTCTTCAACCCTGAGAGGCGACCACCTTGGAGCTGGCGCGCTGAGGCCGCCCTCGCCATTGCTCGGGGACTTGAGTACCTCCACGACGGCTGCATTGCCCCTATCATCCACTGCGACATCAAGCCTGACAATATCCTTTTGGACGATTATGGAATCCCCAAGATCACCGACTTTGGGATCTCCAAATTGTTGGGGAGCCAGCAGGTGCACACCACAGTGACCCATGTTAGAGGTACCAGAGGGTACATCGCACCTGAGTGGCTCCGCGGCGATGCACGCGTTGACACCAAGGCAGATGTGTACAGTTTCGGTGTCGTCCTACTGGAGATGATTTGTTGTAGGAGGTGTCAGGAGCCGGTGACTCCTGTCATGCCAGAAGGGCAGGGCATGGAGATCGATGAAACGGTCACGTTGTTCGGTTGGGCGGCCCAACTGGTTGTCGCACGAAGGACAGAGCTAATGCTACATGGTGATGCAGATGTCAACACCGCCGAGGACATGGAGAGGGTGGAGCGGTTTACCCGTGTGGCGCTCTGGTGCATCGAGCCAAACCCGATGCTGCGGCCAACCATCCACCAGGTGGTGCAGATACTGGAGACCAATGATGGGGTGAAGGTTCAGGCACTACCCGACCCTCCAGACTGTTACATGGAATCCTCGCCTTTAATTACTCAGCTCAGGATGGAATGA